In Aciduliprofundum sp. MAR08-339, a single window of DNA contains:
- the sdaAB gene encoding L-serine ammonia-lyase, iron-sulfur-dependent subunit beta yields the protein MSLLDVVGPVMVGPSSSHTLGALRIARFVHKFVGGVPDRVIFHLHGSFADTGFGHGTDKALIAGIMGMRPDDERIRNALDIARSIGLRYEFESSDLGDVHPNTILITTFKDGHTWEIMGSSIGGGEIRITRINDCECSLSWEYHTMVMVIRDLPGTVGGILEDLKVNISNLYVKRTDALHRIAVAIIETDEEPSERCRREIMSNPYVLEFYYIGRDEDAF from the coding sequence ATGTCCCTGCTGGATGTTGTGGGTCCCGTGATGGTTGGACCCTCAAGTTCCCACACCCTTGGAGCACTTCGCATTGCTAGATTTGTGCACAAGTTCGTGGGAGGTGTTCCCGATAGGGTCATCTTTCACCTTCACGGCTCCTTTGCAGATACCGGATTTGGACACGGAACCGATAAGGCCCTAATTGCTGGTATTATGGGTATGCGTCCAGACGATGAGAGGATAAGGAATGCCCTGGATATTGCAAGATCCATCGGTCTCAGGTATGAATTTGAGAGCAGCGACTTGGGTGATGTGCATCCAAACACCATTCTCATAACAACATTCAAGGATGGACATACGTGGGAGATAATGGGCTCATCCATAGGCGGTGGAGAAATAAGAATAACCAGGATAAATGATTGTGAGTGCTCCCTGTCTTGGGAGTACCACACCATGGTGATGGTCATAAGGGATCTCCCAGGAACAGTGGGGGGAATTCTGGAGGATTTGAAGGTCAATATTTCAAATCTTTACGTTAAGAGAACTGATGCCCTTCACAGGATCGCTGTGGCTATAATTGAAACAGATGAGGAACCATCTGAAAGGTGCAGGAGGGAGATTATGAGCAATCCGTATGTGCTTGAATTTTACTACATAGGTCGTGATGAAGATGCGTTTTGA
- a CDS encoding translation initiation factor — MKKVITGLPDELFALEEISKEQQVIKIYTDKRRYGKTVTIIEGFDPRDVDLKEMARTLRKKTASGGTVKDGRIELQGDQRERARKFLESQGYVVEIIE, encoded by the coding sequence ATGAAAAAGGTTATAACTGGACTTCCGGATGAGCTGTTTGCCTTGGAGGAAATTTCCAAGGAGCAGCAAGTGATAAAGATATACACGGACAAGCGCAGATACGGAAAAACGGTGACCATAATAGAGGGGTTTGATCCGAGGGATGTGGACCTGAAGGAGATGGCAAGGACTTTGAGGAAGAAGACCGCATCTGGTGGTACTGTGAAGGACGGACGCATTGAGTTGCAGGGAGACCAGCGAGAGAGGGCAAGGAAATTTTTAGAATCCCAGGGATACGTTGTTGAGATCATAGAATGA
- a CDS encoding tRNA (adenine-N1)-methyltransferase — protein MYTLLDGKRRYIAKKNGMYHVGDFAVLKDLNEGEIKIGTRKFYVLRSNLYDYVETINRKAQIISLKDSSYIIARCGIRSGMRVVEAGAGSGAMSIALLYFVHPDGKVYTYELREDFAKIARKNVERVGLEENWELKIGDVRYDVKERNLDAFILDIPDPWNAIDMAYRSLRPSGCVTAYVPTYNQLERVYREMLSLNFVDLEACEIIKRNIVVGELGTRPDNVEVAHTGFMVFARKL, from the coding sequence ATGTACACGCTCCTAGACGGGAAGAGAAGGTATATTGCAAAAAAGAATGGAATGTACCACGTGGGAGATTTTGCCGTCCTGAAGGATTTGAATGAGGGGGAGATCAAGATAGGCACTAGAAAGTTCTATGTGCTCAGAAGTAATCTTTATGATTATGTTGAAACTATAAACAGGAAGGCGCAGATAATCTCGCTCAAAGATTCATCCTACATAATAGCCCGATGTGGGATACGCTCGGGTATGCGTGTGGTGGAAGCAGGTGCGGGATCTGGGGCCATGAGCATTGCCCTCCTTTACTTTGTCCATCCAGATGGAAAGGTGTACACCTACGAACTCCGCGAGGATTTTGCAAAAATTGCAAGGAAAAATGTGGAGCGTGTAGGTCTGGAGGAGAACTGGGAATTGAAGATTGGAGATGTGAGGTATGATGTTAAAGAGCGGAATTTGGATGCGTTCATTTTGGACATACCCGATCCTTGGAACGCGATTGACATGGCATACAGGAGTCTCCGGCCATCAGGATGTGTGACAGCGTATGTACCCACCTACAACCAGCTTGAAAGGGTTTATAGAGAGATGCTCTCACTGAATTTTGTGGATTTAGAGGCGTGTGAGATCATAAAGAGAAACATCGTTGTGGGAGAACTTGGAACTAGGCCGGATAACGTGGAGGTGGCTCATACGGGATTTATGGTATTTGCCCGAAAACTGTGA
- the sdaAA gene encoding L-serine ammonia-lyase, iron-sulfur-dependent, subunit alpha: MRFEDFVKKWKDGRALPDVILEQEMIETGVPVELLREEMRKLLNVMLEEAEKQYGKKQKTLAGLTGENGFKLSLSSPRFVSEFSHTAMVVALSLAESNASMGRVVACPTGGACGVVPGILYALKKHLGAREEALLNAFIVGGGVGWVIEKNATISGAEGGCQAEIGTAAAMASSALTYFVSQDAVKCSHAAALSIKSLMGLVCDPVGGFVEVPCVKRNGVAVNVAISTAEMAIAGIESVIPFDEVVEAMHRVGKNLPESLRETGMGGIAATPTARRIIRELSKNQ, translated from the coding sequence ATGCGTTTTGAAGATTTTGTGAAAAAATGGAAGGATGGCAGGGCCTTACCCGATGTAATACTTGAGCAGGAAATGATAGAGACCGGTGTGCCTGTGGAACTTCTGAGGGAGGAGATGAGGAAGCTTCTCAATGTGATGCTCGAGGAGGCTGAGAAGCAGTATGGTAAGAAGCAGAAAACCCTTGCAGGGCTAACGGGAGAGAACGGATTTAAGTTATCCCTTAGTTCTCCAAGGTTTGTGAGTGAATTTTCCCACACGGCGATGGTTGTTGCCCTGTCTCTGGCGGAAAGCAACGCCTCCATGGGCCGGGTTGTTGCCTGCCCCACAGGTGGTGCTTGTGGTGTTGTTCCTGGTATTCTCTATGCACTCAAAAAGCATCTTGGAGCCAGAGAAGAAGCCCTGTTAAATGCATTTATAGTGGGAGGGGGCGTTGGTTGGGTAATTGAAAAGAATGCCACCATCTCTGGTGCAGAGGGTGGATGCCAGGCGGAGATAGGGACCGCAGCGGCCATGGCATCCTCTGCTCTAACTTATTTTGTATCTCAGGATGCTGTGAAATGCTCCCATGCAGCCGCGTTAAGCATAAAATCCCTAATGGGATTGGTATGCGATCCGGTTGGGGGATTTGTTGAGGTACCCTGTGTAAAGCGCAATGGGGTTGCTGTTAATGTGGCAATATCCACCGCCGAGATGGCAATTGCAGGTATAGAAAGCGTGATTCCCTTTGATGAGGTTGTGGAAGCAATGCATCGTGTTGGAAAGAATCTTCCTGAGAGTTTGAGAGAAACGGGTATGGGAGGTATAGCCGCAACTCCAACCGCTAGGAGAATAATCAGGGAACTCAGTAAAAATCAGTAG
- a CDS encoding cell division GTPase, producing MLALIGCGGAGSKFASYVARYTGVRATTINEHAADIVVDKKKVEAYATVDKKLISMAFPWLARINSPYIFVLAGLGGNLGTNLVRIIGKTKRRSKLIGLFTLPFSSENRVRRETAQGVLADIEMYYDMYFVLDNDGLVNYYSNIPITAAMSIPTEVMRHIVLDFRNMLIKNMMSVPLKGKLGIGIGFGAGKNRMEVAIEDALDSPWIDGGRRIMLFSGDIELEDAKVASRNYNPIFVDVYRTPEYGDEVKVTIMTLP from the coding sequence ATGCTTGCGTTGATTGGATGCGGCGGTGCAGGTTCAAAGTTTGCCTCCTACGTTGCCAGGTACACTGGGGTAAGGGCAACAACAATAAATGAGCATGCTGCAGACATTGTTGTGGACAAGAAAAAGGTGGAAGCCTATGCCACAGTGGATAAAAAACTGATAAGTATGGCCTTTCCATGGCTTGCCAGGATTAACAGCCCGTATATTTTTGTTCTTGCAGGGCTTGGAGGAAATCTGGGCACAAATCTTGTCAGAATTATTGGAAAAACGAAAAGAAGATCAAAGTTGATTGGGTTATTCACCTTGCCATTCTCCTCCGAGAACAGGGTCAGGAGAGAAACCGCGCAAGGTGTTCTTGCGGATATTGAAATGTATTACGATATGTACTTCGTGCTTGACAATGATGGCCTTGTGAATTACTATTCCAACATACCAATTACTGCGGCAATGAGCATACCCACGGAGGTTATGAGGCACATAGTTCTCGATTTCAGAAATATGCTCATAAAGAACATGATGAGCGTTCCCCTTAAAGGAAAACTGGGAATTGGAATAGGATTTGGAGCGGGAAAGAACAGGATGGAGGTTGCCATAGAGGATGCCCTTGACTCTCCTTGGATCGATGGGGGAAGGAGAATAATGCTGTTCAGTGGGGATATAGAACTTGAGGATGCAAAGGTTGCCTCAAGAAATTATAACCCCATATTTGTGGATGTGTATCGCACCCCTGAGTATGGTGATGAGGTTAAGGTCACCATTATGACCCTCCCATAG
- a CDS encoding DUF1611 domain-containing protein, which translates to MRLAILAHDTFVGYGGKTARGVYFYSPNEIVAIVDRSHAGMDAAQLFPGRRHVPIYASLKEVKDDFDVLIVGYSPIGGKLPEFFREEIRIALVRGKTVISGLHDFLSEDREFSKLAEEYGARIWDVRKPPENLRVADGSGRGAPTVLVAGTDCSVGKMITTVELYKESKLRGLNSAFVATGQTGIMVGCDEGVVIDRVPGDFMAGAVEDMVNRLRDRDLIFVEGQADLTHPAYSGVTLAILHGSYAKKIILAHDPTRRDHHHYDGYPIQPLERSIELYEKLAEPISGGKVIGIAIDGEHMSDEEIETYKEKVESELGLPAEDVLRFGAGEFFDKMFKF; encoded by the coding sequence ATGAGGCTGGCAATACTGGCCCACGATACCTTTGTGGGATATGGAGGGAAAACAGCGAGGGGTGTGTATTTTTACTCGCCCAATGAGATTGTTGCCATAGTTGACAGGAGCCATGCTGGTATGGATGCTGCCCAGTTGTTCCCTGGGAGAAGGCACGTGCCCATATACGCGAGTTTGAAGGAAGTTAAGGATGATTTTGACGTTCTCATCGTTGGCTACTCTCCCATCGGGGGCAAACTTCCAGAGTTTTTCAGGGAGGAGATAAGGATAGCTCTTGTGAGGGGCAAGACGGTGATTTCCGGGCTTCACGATTTCCTGAGCGAGGATCGGGAGTTTAGTAAACTTGCTGAGGAGTATGGGGCAAGGATATGGGACGTGCGCAAGCCCCCAGAGAATTTGCGTGTTGCAGATGGAAGTGGAAGAGGAGCACCAACGGTGCTCGTGGCGGGTACAGATTGCAGTGTGGGAAAAATGATAACCACCGTTGAACTATACAAGGAATCCAAGTTGCGAGGGTTGAACTCTGCCTTCGTTGCCACGGGTCAGACCGGCATAATGGTCGGCTGTGATGAAGGTGTTGTTATTGACAGGGTTCCCGGAGATTTTATGGCGGGTGCCGTGGAGGACATGGTGAACAGGCTACGTGATAGAGATTTGATATTCGTTGAGGGTCAGGCAGATTTGACCCATCCCGCTTACAGTGGAGTGACACTGGCAATACTGCATGGTTCCTATGCCAAGAAGATTATACTTGCCCATGACCCTACCAGAAGGGATCATCACCACTATGATGGATATCCAATCCAGCCCCTTGAGAGGAGCATAGAACTCTATGAGAAACTGGCAGAACCCATATCGGGGGGCAAGGTGATAGGGATAGCCATCGATGGGGAGCACATGAGTGATGAGGAGATTGAGACATACAAGGAGAAGGTTGAGAGCGAACTGGGTCTGCCTGCTGAAGACGTGCTGCGTTTTGGGGCAGGCGAGTTCTTTGATAAGATGTTCAAATTTTAA
- a CDS encoding ribose-phosphate diphosphokinase, which translates to MKVVAGSASLGLGEKVARELGFDFVRPHVERFPDGELYVRIDDDLDDEVLLIQTTHPNKKIIELFLLQDALREMGVKRIITVVPYFGYSRQDKIFRPGEAISARVMARHIGMNSDYFIGMDLHSENVLQWFDIPTMHLHATKPIAEWLKSKGVDMVISPDKGGYKRARYVANEMDVEFDYLEKTRLSGTEVIIKPKNLDADGKTVGIVDDIISTGGTIARAAEQLREQGAKRIYAVCTHGLFIGRAMENMKRVNDFAATDTIESVHSKITVASVIAKAIGKLSSMQ; encoded by the coding sequence ATGAAGGTTGTTGCAGGCAGTGCATCCCTGGGTCTTGGGGAAAAGGTTGCCCGTGAACTGGGTTTTGATTTTGTGAGACCCCACGTTGAGAGATTTCCTGATGGGGAGCTGTACGTGCGTATAGATGATGATCTTGATGATGAGGTTTTGCTGATACAAACAACACATCCAAATAAGAAAATAATAGAGTTATTTTTACTGCAGGATGCACTGAGGGAGATGGGAGTAAAGAGGATCATAACTGTAGTTCCATATTTTGGTTACTCTCGGCAGGACAAAATCTTCAGGCCTGGAGAGGCTATAAGTGCCCGGGTTATGGCAAGGCACATAGGTATGAATTCGGATTATTTCATAGGAATGGATCTTCACTCCGAGAACGTTTTGCAGTGGTTTGATATTCCCACCATGCACCTGCATGCAACCAAGCCAATTGCAGAGTGGCTCAAGTCAAAGGGTGTTGATATGGTCATATCCCCTGATAAGGGAGGATACAAGAGGGCCCGATACGTGGCCAATGAAATGGATGTGGAATTTGATTATCTTGAAAAAACACGATTGAGTGGCACGGAGGTTATCATAAAGCCTAAGAACTTGGATGCTGATGGAAAGACGGTGGGCATAGTGGATGACATAATATCTACGGGAGGCACCATAGCAAGGGCAGCCGAGCAACTTCGTGAGCAGGGGGCAAAGAGAATATACGCCGTCTGCACCCACGGGCTTTTCATAGGCCGTGCCATGGAGAATATGAAGAGAGTGAACGACTTTGCAGCCACGGATACAATTGAAAGTGTGCATAGTAAAATAACCGTTGCGAGTGTGATAGCAAAAGCCATTGGAAAACTCTCTTCAATGCAATAA
- a CDS encoding dipeptide epimerase encodes MEIISLDWKILEIPLKKPFKIAFETMDTYRGVVVKLCTEEFCGYGEAVPAPRITGDTVDSVVSALKRFKPIVIGEDASAIGRIMDSLNSSILGSPSAKAAIDFALFDIISQKAGVPLKNLLGGRRDRIETSLTVDIGDLEYTLEHARKLIDEGAKILKVKIGLNPREDVERIRALRKMTDVKIRVDGNQGYDLKTAIRVLREIERYEIEFAEQPIPASEVENLKILRESVEIPIVADESVHRSRDVLRLIGKVDGINIKLMKSGGILEALRMASIARAAGMKIMVGCMIETQVGISAGTHFALGIGADYADLDGYWDLAKQPYIGMEYEDGYNLVREVPGLGIEVR; translated from the coding sequence ATGGAAATAATAAGTTTGGATTGGAAAATTTTGGAAATTCCACTGAAAAAACCTTTTAAGATTGCCTTTGAAACGATGGACACATACAGGGGCGTGGTTGTGAAACTATGCACCGAGGAATTTTGTGGGTATGGAGAGGCAGTCCCTGCGCCCAGAATAACGGGGGATACCGTTGATTCTGTGGTTTCTGCCCTGAAAAGGTTCAAGCCCATTGTGATCGGGGAGGATGCGTCTGCCATTGGAAGAATAATGGATTCTCTAAACTCATCAATTCTTGGTTCACCCAGTGCCAAAGCAGCAATAGATTTTGCGCTTTTTGACATTATTTCGCAGAAAGCAGGTGTGCCATTGAAGAACCTTCTTGGAGGAAGAAGGGATAGGATTGAGACTTCCTTGACGGTGGATATTGGGGATCTGGAGTATACACTTGAACATGCCAGAAAACTCATTGATGAGGGAGCTAAAATTTTAAAGGTAAAAATTGGGCTCAATCCGAGGGAGGATGTTGAACGCATTCGTGCCTTACGCAAGATGACCGATGTTAAGATTCGTGTTGATGGAAATCAGGGCTATGATCTGAAAACAGCCATAAGGGTGCTCAGGGAGATAGAAAGGTACGAGATCGAGTTTGCGGAGCAGCCAATCCCCGCAAGCGAGGTTGAGAATCTTAAAATTCTTAGGGAGAGCGTTGAAATTCCTATAGTTGCCGATGAGAGTGTTCACAGGTCCAGGGATGTGCTTCGCCTTATCGGAAAGGTTGATGGCATAAATATAAAGTTGATGAAGAGTGGAGGCATTCTTGAAGCACTGAGGATGGCATCCATAGCCCGGGCGGCGGGGATGAAGATAATGGTTGGATGCATGATAGAGACCCAGGTGGGCATATCCGCAGGCACTCATTTTGCCCTTGGCATTGGGGCAGATTACGCAGATCTCGATGGGTACTGGGACCTTGCAAAGCAGCCCTACATTGGCATGGAGTATGAGGATGGGTACAACCTGGTTAGGGAGGTACCGGGTCTTGGCATAGAGGTCAGGTAA
- a CDS encoding tRNA(Met) cytidine acetyltransferase TmcA yields the protein MNPANTEEIVNLALSLLDEARKCNQRRLLVLADDREGGIEILRKILENISVDTKIVFTKNIDFHVPAEVEELKNSDRYMGTNYDFLALDLHHSFIPNDLGKLVGIVNGGGLIVLLTPPFELWPRTQNFFHEVILTPPYTMDDVKGNFVRWVIRKLREHEGIAIVENGRIRKYGHLKCEKGKSEVKIPKNARLPIEAYEMCMTQDQIRVLQGAERLGKHGVMVITADRGRGKSSVLGITAGFLAGKFKKIGVTAPDLSNVGEIFRFFEMATRVRNLKIRKRRKSIVGRDFKIEYVEPANVEPKNYDLLIVDEAAGIPVPLLLRYLKAKRIIYSTTIHGYEGTGRSFSIRFMNAVKKRVRNLMLIEMQEPIRYAEGDPIERWLFDTLLLDSEPPDLEKVELDKLEYRKYTIEDLMKDERKLREYYGIFVLAHYRNNPNDFGILCDAPNHEIRTLEYKDHVICSVQLAREGNIENFADEMYFGVTPPGNIVPDVMIKHHRMKDFGKYFGYRIVRIATHPRFMNMGIGSAMLRHIKEEQADWIGSSFGATEKLLNFWIKNEFYPVHISPKINESTGEYSIVIIHPKNEVLEESVLRAREKFGEKFIASLSEIHRNMEPSIARMVLTSLPRTRDLELDDVDWRRLIVYSWGPGNYEVTIDVIYKIAATYFFLRERPKLNEEQEIILTGKVLQHRPWEEIGHLIGKGGTYVVIELREIMRKFIGGRYRDEVLEFQRRFHGEN from the coding sequence ATGAATCCCGCAAACACGGAGGAGATCGTAAATCTGGCCCTATCCCTTTTGGACGAGGCAAGAAAATGCAATCAGAGAAGGCTTCTTGTGCTGGCCGATGACAGGGAGGGGGGCATTGAAATTTTGAGAAAAATCCTGGAAAATATTTCTGTGGACACAAAGATAGTTTTCACAAAGAACATCGATTTTCATGTGCCTGCAGAGGTTGAAGAACTGAAAAATTCAGACAGGTACATGGGCACCAATTACGATTTCCTGGCACTTGATCTCCACCACTCCTTCATACCCAACGATCTTGGAAAACTGGTAGGAATCGTGAACGGAGGTGGACTTATTGTGCTTCTCACCCCGCCCTTTGAACTCTGGCCCAGAACACAGAATTTCTTCCACGAGGTCATACTTACTCCCCCATACACAATGGATGATGTGAAGGGCAACTTCGTCAGATGGGTCATCAGAAAATTGAGAGAGCACGAAGGCATAGCCATAGTGGAGAATGGAAGGATAAGGAAATATGGGCATTTGAAGTGCGAGAAAGGGAAGAGCGAGGTTAAAATCCCAAAGAACGCAAGATTGCCAATAGAGGCATACGAGATGTGCATGACACAGGATCAGATAAGGGTGCTGCAGGGAGCAGAGAGACTTGGAAAGCACGGAGTTATGGTTATAACGGCAGATAGGGGCAGGGGAAAGAGCAGTGTTCTTGGCATAACCGCAGGATTCCTCGCGGGAAAATTCAAAAAAATAGGTGTGACTGCACCGGACCTATCAAACGTGGGAGAAATCTTCAGATTCTTTGAAATGGCCACCCGGGTTAGAAATTTGAAGATCAGGAAGAGGAGAAAGAGCATTGTTGGTAGAGACTTCAAAATTGAGTACGTGGAACCCGCAAACGTGGAGCCCAAGAATTACGATTTGCTTATTGTGGATGAAGCTGCGGGCATTCCAGTGCCCCTCCTTTTAAGATACCTCAAAGCAAAGAGGATCATATATTCCACAACAATACACGGGTACGAGGGCACGGGGCGTTCTTTCTCCATTAGGTTCATGAATGCGGTGAAAAAAAGAGTTAGAAACCTTATGCTCATTGAGATGCAAGAACCTATAAGGTACGCAGAGGGCGATCCAATTGAGAGATGGCTCTTTGATACTTTGCTTCTGGATTCTGAGCCCCCAGACCTTGAAAAAGTGGAACTGGATAAATTGGAGTACAGAAAATACACCATTGAAGACCTAATGAAGGATGAGAGAAAACTCAGGGAGTACTACGGGATATTCGTGCTTGCCCATTACAGAAATAACCCCAATGATTTCGGCATACTTTGTGATGCCCCCAACCACGAAATAAGAACTCTTGAATACAAGGACCATGTTATATGCTCTGTTCAACTCGCCAGAGAGGGGAATATTGAGAACTTTGCTGATGAGATGTACTTCGGAGTGACACCCCCCGGCAATATAGTTCCGGACGTGATGATAAAGCACCACAGAATGAAGGATTTTGGCAAGTACTTTGGCTACAGGATTGTGAGAATTGCCACGCATCCACGGTTTATGAACATGGGCATAGGAAGTGCAATGCTCAGGCACATCAAGGAAGAGCAGGCCGACTGGATTGGCTCATCATTCGGAGCCACCGAAAAACTTCTGAATTTCTGGATAAAGAACGAATTTTATCCGGTTCACATATCCCCCAAGATAAACGAGAGCACGGGAGAGTACTCCATAGTGATAATACATCCAAAAAATGAGGTGCTGGAAGAATCTGTGCTGAGGGCAAGGGAGAAGTTCGGAGAGAAGTTCATAGCCAGTCTCAGCGAGATACACAGGAATATGGAACCGAGCATAGCAAGAATGGTTCTAACCTCTCTCCCAAGAACAAGGGACCTTGAACTTGATGATGTGGATTGGCGCAGGTTGATCGTCTATTCTTGGGGCCCGGGAAACTATGAGGTCACCATTGACGTTATTTACAAAATTGCAGCCACATATTTCTTCCTGAGAGAGAGACCAAAATTGAACGAGGAGCAGGAGATCATCCTCACAGGTAAGGTTCTGCAACACAGGCCTTGGGAAGAAATCGGGCATCTTATTGGAAAGGGGGGCACGTACGTGGTTATTGAGTTGAGGGAGATAATGCGCAAATTCATTGGAGGGAGGTACAGAGATGAGGTACTTGAATTTCAGCGAAGATTTCACGGAGAAAATTAG